Within Winogradskyella helgolandensis, the genomic segment GTGAAATCTGGAGTAAGAGAGCTTTTAATCGCGGCAGCTTTTTTAATTGTTTTCAGTATTTCATTTTTAATGGAGTACGTTGGATTAAGTCCGGCTTTGGGAGCATTTTTAGGTGGAGTCGTATTGTCAAACAGTGAGTTTAAACACGAATTAGAAAGCACCTTAGAGCCCTTTAAAAATTTAATGCTAGGTTTATTCTTTTTAGCTGTCGGTGCGTCCATTAACTTTATTGTCATTGCGAATAGCCCCTTAACTATTGGCGGTATATTGCTTGCTGTAATTACCATAAAAGCATTGGTGTTATTTATTACAGGACTTATTTTTAAACTAAAAATTGATCAAAACTTAATATTAACTTTCAGTTTATCGCAAATCGGAGAATTTGCTTTTGTCGTATTATCGTTTGCGTTTCAATCTCAAATTTTAGAACAAGAGCATTTGGATATTATGTTGGTGATTACGGCATTAACCATGGCAATTACACCAATTATAGGGATGATTAATGAACGTTTATTATTACCTAAAATAGGGACTAAAGAATCTGTTGAAAGACCAATGGATACCGATCACAGAAAATCTGAAAAAATTATACTCGTAGGTTTTGGAAGTTTTGGAAATACGATTGGTCGTTTTTTAAGATCACATGATGTACATGCAACGATTTTAGATCATGACTCCAACCGTGTCGATTTTCTAAGAAAAATGGGATTTGAAGTGTATTATGGAGATGCCACACGTCTCGATTTACTAGAAGCCGCAGGCATTGCGAATGCCAAAATTTTAATCTGCGCAATTGATAATCCTGATGCGACCAAACAAATAACGCGCATTGTAAAAGAGAAATATCCACATGTAGAACTCATGATTAGAGCCAGAAATAGGTATGAGGCCTACGATTTAGTGAATTTAGGTATGGACAATATCTATAGAGAAACTTTAGAAACATCCTTAACAATGGCTAGCGATGTACTTGCTAAAGTTGGTTTTAAAAAGGAAACCTTGAAAAAACAAGTAGAGAGTTTCATTAAATATGACGAAGAAAGTTTAAGACGCTTAGCAGGTGAACCTAATAGAGGCGACAACTATATTTTTAAAGCTAAACAAGAGTTAGAACAGCAGGAAAAGTTTCTAAATGAAGAATTTAAGAAAGGTGTGATAGACTAAACTATTTAATTACGATGCCTTTAAAAAATGTTAAGAGAAATTACTTCAAAAACTTTGTAAATAGGACGCCATAAAAACGACTACATTGTTATAAATTTACGTTTCTAACCCAAATGTTATAACTGAATATTTTATGATCCCTAAACCTGTAGCATATTCTATATTAGATTTAGCCTTAGTCTCTGAAAATCACAGTCTAAAACAAACCTTTAATAATGCCTTAAAATTAGCACAACATGCTGAAGATTATGGTTATAAACGCTATTGGTTAGCAGAACATCATAATGCAGAAAATATAGCAAGTACAGCAACTTCGGTATTAATTGGTTATGTCGCAGATGGCACAAAGTCAATTAAAGTGGGTTCTGGTGGTATTATGTTACCTAACCATTCTCCTTTAATTATCGCCGAACAATTCGGTACATTAGGAACCTTATATCCCAACCGTATTGATTTAGGTTTAGGAAGAGCTCCAGGGACAGACAAAGAAACAGCCGAAGCCATTCGAACAGATTTTATGCAAGCGGCTCAGTCGTTTCCGAAGGAAGTTGAGAAAATACAAACCTACTTTTCTATAGAGAATGAAGATGCACAAGTTAGGGCTACGGTTGCGGAAGGAGTAGAGGTGCCAATTTATATTTTAGGATCTAGCACAGATAGTGCACATTTGGCAGCAAAAAAAGGATTGCCTTATGCCTTTGCAAGTCATTTTGCAACAACTCATTTATGGGATGCAATGGCAATTTATCGCAAAGAATTTCAACCCTCAGAAGCTTTAGAAAAACCATATGTAATGGCTGGGGTTAATATCATTATAGCCGAAACCGATGAAGAAGCCGATCGCTTAGCCACCTCATTAATACGTATGATTGTGGGCATTTTTACAGGCAGACGTGCAAAAGTACAACCTCCAACAGACATGACGGAAGACTTAAGAGATATTATGCGAAATCCGCAAGTCCACCAAATGTTGAAGTATTCTTTTATTGGGAGTAAATCTAAAGTGAAAGCGCAGGTTAAAGAATTTTTAGAACAAACCAAAGCAGACGAACTTATTGCAGTGACACATTTATATGATATAAACGATAGAATTCGGTCTTATAAATTGTTTGCCGAAATTATGGATGAGTTAAATTAAAAATGACGCACAAAAAAACTCCTAGTATAACATATAATAGGAGTTCATTAAAAAATATTATTTAAGCGTATTATCTCGTAGTGTCTGCACTAGATTTCTTAAATTTATAAGTAATTCCAAAGTTAATCCCGAATGAAGAATACGGTACTTTTACAGCTAATTCCTTAGAGGAATCCGTATTATCACTAGGCAATTCATCCACATAAGTGGTCGTTTTATTAGTGCCTTCGGGTAAGTTATCTAAAGAATAAAAGCCAGAAACCGCCACTGAGCCGTCTGGTCTTATAATGCTAGTATCAAATTCTACGATTTCAGAATCTTTACGTTTCAAACTAATACCATAATATTCCGCTTCAGCAAAAACACTAAAATTAGCGCTTATAGGATATTCATAACCAATAGCAGCTACAAATCCTAAAGGGAATTGACCGTGGTAGTCTTCTACAAAATTCGTTTCAAAACTAGAACCAGAAGGAATATCAGTCCCATAAGCTGCTGATAATCCTGCAGCTTGCTCATCAGACATTACCATATTTTGATAGGCAACAGCTTCCGTTTTTCCACCTAACTTTACTAAGGCACCTAAACGGCCATATACATTATTGTTAAATTTGTAAACTAAAGATACAGCAGCACCAAAAGCACGCGCTCTGGCAACAGCATCTACCTCAACACCTGGTAGATTAATTTCGGATACGGTTTGATCGGAGCCATGTAAATACCCTAAACTTAAATCGGCACCAAAAGTATCATTAAAGAAGTACGTTCCTCTTATTTGAGTATTTAGACCTTCACCGTAACTACCATAGGTGTTTTCGGTTTGATTTACAGATTGTATTTCACCAATTTTCATTCCAGCACTACCTACGGCATAACCACCACTGGCAGAAACTTGAAATTGTGCATAAGTCGTTGTACATAGCATTAATGCTAAAAGTACTGTAATTGAATGTTTCATAATTGAAGATTTTTTGTTGAAATAATTGAAGATTTGGACTTCAAGATATAATGACTACAAAGGTACTTTATTAATTTTTTTTTTGATGTTAAGCTTAACTTAATTATTCATATTGTTTAAATTATTTATTTATGCATAACCTCGTATCTGTATAAGGACTAGAAGTGTTAAATCAGTTGAATGACGACCAATTGTTCCTTATCTTATAATCTAAGCGAGCACTCGTATAAATTAAGAAATTGAATCACTTTATGTGATAACACTGAAAAACCAATTAAATACTAATTAAATAATTTTTTTGAAATACCTTATCATATACCTCTTTACTAAACATATAAAGTTGTGCTGGCTTTTTAGACACTCCAACTTGCTTTTCGTCTAAGGCAATAATGTATTTTTTATTAATCAATTTGCGTCTAAAATTCCGATTATCAATGTCTATTCCCAATATCGATTGATACAAATCTTGTACCTCATTTATAGTAAATTTATCGGGAAGCAATTCAAATATAATAGGCTCAGATAAACACTTTGCTTTTAAGTCTTCATAAGCTTCTAGTATAATTTGTTTATGATCAAATCCCAACTCAGGCAACGCATCTACAGGAAACCATTGCGCTTGTGAGGTATTGTTTTTTAAATCGACTTCTTCGGTTTTTAATAAAAAATAATAGGCGATTGTTGTAGTTCTTTCATGAAATTCAGCATTTTTTATCCAAATCAAATCTTTAGGGTTTAGTAATCGATCCGGATTACCAAAGGCTTTAAATTGCTTTTTATATTGACCTGTTAAACCGGTTAATTCTTTTAAGACGCGTGTGGCAGTGTCATCTAAAGTTTCATTAGTATAAACATGGTAGCCTGTTAAAACATAGTCATCAACTAAAACCTCTTGTTTAGTTTCAGATTCTAGGAAGCGTTTAATCAATAATACATTCAAAGATTTAGTACTTATATCATATCCAAATACAACACAATCAACTGATATATTCAATATTAATTCTGGTTTCATAAGCTCATTAAATTAAAAATAACACTTTGTTTTATGAACATCTAATATATAAAAAATAATATTAAACGTCATATTTACACTAATAGCTCAAGGCTTTAATGATGCCAAAATTAGCATTATAATTATCAATATAGCATACATAACGAATAAATTAACATACATTTTTTCGTTTTAATTTGGATTTTATAATTTTTTTGCAATACATTTGAAAAATAAACGTAATAATGACGTTTGTAAATAGTGCAAAAATATAATTCTGAAACATACAGAATGATGAATAATTTCAAGGAGGATAATTCAAAACTTATTGTAGTGACAAATAGCTAAAGATTAATTTCAATTAAAACATAAATCATGGACGCAACTAATAACTTTCAGCAGTTCGAAAACTTAGAAGACGAACAGCTACCAATTGCAAAACATAAATTACACAATTGGACGCATTTTGCTGGTATATACGCTGCTGAGCATGTCGCAGCAACTGAGTTTGTTATTGGTGCAACCTTTGTAGCATTAGGCGCAACAACCAAAGATATTATATTAGGCTTGCTGATTGGAAATATATTAGCCGTTCTAAGCTGGACCTTAATAACATCTCCCATTGCAGTTGAAACACGATTAAGCTTATACACATACCTCAATAAAATTGCTGGCGATTCCATGACCAAGCTATACAATTGGGCTAATGTCATCATCTTTACAGTGATATCTGCGGCTATGATAACTGTATCAGCCACAGCAGTTCGGTTTGCATTTAATATTCCTCCGCAATTAAATTGGTATCCAACCAATTCTTGGTTTGTGCTCATTGTGCTAATTGTAGGAAGCGTTGTCGTATCCATTGCTATTTACGGTTTTAAAGCTGTTTCTGAGTTTGCAGGAATTTGTGCTCCATGGTTATTTGTCATGTTTACTTGTGGCGCTTTTGTGCTGTTACCGGCCTTATCATTAGAAGTATTAGGGAAAACCATTCCTAGTGGATGGAACGATCTTATGAGCTTAGGTGACCAATCCATTTGGACAGGAGTGAATAGCGACGGTGAGCCTGGTATCGGCTTAGCTGAAGTCATTGGCTTTGCTTGGGCTGCGAATACCATTACACACTTTGGACTTATAGACATGGCGTTGTTTCGCTTTGCTAAAAAGAAATCGTACGGACTAACAACAGGTACAGGGATGATGTTTGGTCATTATGTCGCTTGGATTTCTGCCGGAATTATGGGAGCTGGTGCCGCCGTAATCATCGGGAAATCTATCGTAGAACTAGACCCAGGTGATGTGGCTTTTTATGCGCTCGGATGGTCAGGTTTTGTAATCGTTATTGTTGCAGGTTGGACCACAGCGGTGGCAAATCTCTATAGAGCGGGTTTGGCAGCGCAGGCAATTTTTAAAAATAAGTCGCGTAAAAAAACAACGATAGCCGTCGGTTTAGTGACTATGGCAGTGGCTTGTTTTCCTTTCGTGTTCTCTCAAATATTACCCTTACTTACTTATGCTGGCCTATTAGTAGTCCCTGTTGGAGCGATTGTCTTTGCAGAACACCAAATATTCCCTCGTATTGGTTACACACGCTATTGGTTACATTACCGCCAATTAACCGTGAGCAAGCCTGCAATCGCTTCTTGGGCACTCGGTCTTGTGTTCGGTTTTGGACTAAACGCATTAGATGTGATGTCCTTCTTTTACCTGTTTATACCAACGTGGATTTTCACTATCATCGTTTATACATTTTTAGCCGGAAAATACGGTGCTAAAGACACATATCCAGAAGCTGAAGAAAAAGAAAGAATACGCAACATAAACATCTCAAAATTTCAAGACCAAAAAGCAGAAGCAGAGCAGGTCATTATTAAAGACACCTCAGTATTCACTAAAGTATTAAGAAGCATTTCTTTATTAGTATTGCTCATCACAGTAGCCTTAGCTTGTAATGTTTTATTTGGTAGTGCAGACGAAGAGATATACACACAAAACAGAGAGGTATTTTATAAATATGCCTTCATCTGTACATTAACATATTTTGTTACGGCCTATTGGGCACTTAAACGTGGAAAAATCAAAAACACTTAAACATCATGGAAAACGTAATCAAACTTAATCAAAAGAATTTAGCAGAAATCGCAAAGCGAATGCCTTGTCCAACGTATGATAGAAGTAACCTAAAAACAGGGATTGTACACGTGGGTATTGGCGGATTTCATAGAGCGCATGAAGCTTTTTATACGGATGAATTATTACACAATGAATCTATTAAAGATTGGGGAATCTGTGGTGTGGCTTTATTAGATTTTGACACCAAAATATACAACACCTTAAAAGAACAAGACGGCTTATATACCTTAATCATTAAAGAACTCGATGGTACGCTTACCAAACGTGTTATTGGAGCGATAACAGAATGCTTATTTGCTCCTGAAGACCCCATCAAAGTCATTGAAAAAATGGCGAGTCCAGAGGTGAAAATTATATCATTAACCATTACAGAAGGGGGTTACAATTATAATGAAGCAACAAAAGAATTCGATTTTAGCAATCCATTAATCCAGCATGATTTAGAACAGCCTAAAGCTCCAAAAACAATTTTTGGCTATCTCACCCAAGCCTTAAAACTGAGAAAAGAACGTGGATTAAAAGGCTGTACCATCCAATCTTGCGATAATATTCAAGGTAACGGACACATGACCAAAAGAATGTTGCTTAGTTATGTGACAACTGCTGAACCTGAATTAGTCTCATGGATCGAAGCCAACGTTTCGTTTCCTAATGCGATGGTCGATAGAATTACACCTGCAACATCAACTTTAGATATTGAATTATTAAAAGAAACATCAGGTATCGATGATGCCTGGCCAGTCGTTTGCGAACCATTTAAACAATGGGTGATTGAAGACGATTTTATAGCAGGACGACCAGCTTGGGAAACCGTTGGTGCTCAATTTGTAGACGATGTAGTGCCTTACGAAAAAATGAAATTAACCCTACTTAATGCAGGCCATTCTGTATTGGGAATTCTTGGAGCATTATATGGCTACTCCACCATAGATGAAGCGGTTGGAAATGCCGATATTAGCTCGTTTTTAAGAATCTATATGGGCAACGAAGTCACACCAACTTTAGGTAATTTAGAAGGTGTGAACTTAAAAAATTATAAATTCTCTTTAATACAACGCTTTGGAAATACCTATATAAAAGATCAAATTGATCGTATTTGTTCACAGAGTTCTGCTAAGATTCCCATATTTATTTTGCCGACTATCAATGCTCAATTACAGACAAAGGGCGCTATAGAGCATGCCGCATTCATAATCGCTGCCTTTGCCATTTATAGTGTTGGTGTCAATGAATTTGGAACACAACTCATCATTAAAGACGCTATGGAACCTATTTTAAACCAAAAAGCTATCGCATCCAGATCAAACCCTGAAGCCTTTCTAGAAATAGAAGTCATATTCGGAACACTGAAAGGCAACCCAACCTTTGTAAAGGCTTATAACAATGCCTATCAAAATATTATGAGTAATGGTATTGAAAAATCAGTTAAGGATATTAATAGTAATGTTTTAAACGAAATTTAAATGAAAAATATAGTTTGTTTTGGCGAGGTGTTATGGGATGTGTTCCCAACCCATAAAAAAATTGGCGGTGCACCTTTAAACGTGGCGTTACGCTTGCAATCCTTGGGCAACAAGGTTTCTATAATTAGTAGCATAGGAACAGACAAAAAAGGAAAAAAAATTAAGACATATGTTCAAGATCATGGCGTAAATACGGATAATCTGCAAATTGACGAGACCTTTAAAACAGGAAAAGTTAAAGTGATGCTCAATCAAAAAGGGTCAGCATCCTATAATATTATGTATCCAAGAGCATGGGACAATATTCAGTTAACAGCAGGTGCTAAGAAAACAACAGAACTAGCTGATGCCTTTGTTTATGGGAGTTTAATAGCTAGAGATGATACATCAAGACACACCTTATATGAACTCTTAAAAGTGGCGAAATATAAAATTTTCGATGTCAATCTAAGAGAACCTTATTATACCATTGAGGTTTTAAATCATTTAATGAAGGAAGCCGATTTTATTAAATTCAATGACGACGAAATCTTTGAAATTGGAGAAAAGTTAAACTCTAAAACTAACGGCTTAGAGGAAAATATGCAATTCATTGCTCAACATACCAATACAAAAACCATTTGTGTCACTAAAGGGCGTCATGGTGCTATTTTGTATTATAATGATACGTTTTATTACAATAGTGGTTACCATATCGATGTGGTAGATACCGTAGGTGCTGGCGACTCGTTTTTAGCCTCCTTAATTAGTAAATTGATTACTGATGAAAACCCTCAAAAAGCCATAAACTTTGCCTGTGCCCTTGGTGCACTTGTTGCTGGTAGTGAGGGGGCAAACCCAAAAATATCCCAAGAAGATATCGCAAAATTTATGAACCCTAAATAGTACGTTTTGTGATAAATAGTTGATTAATAGCAATTCAATTATTAAAAGCTTTAAGGTGTTTCTTAAAGCTTTTTTCTTTTTTATAAGAGCACTAAAAGCCGTAGTTTTATCGGCATGTATCCAACCCATCCCTAAATAATACATCACAAAGCATGTTGTCTCTTCGAGGGCTTCACGATAGGAAATGAGCATGATAAGTAAATAATAAAGCCAGATGAATACGATTCATCTGGCTTTTTAAATGTATAAAGTAAAACGTACTATTATTTAGACATAACGCGTTTTACAATAGTGCCTTCACTAGTTATAAAGCGTATAAATAGGATCTTATTATTTTGAGACACGGTCGATAAATCAACGGTGATAACCGAATTGTCATCGTCTTTACTAACCGTATGTGTTAGGCGTTTTAATAAACGGCCGCTAATATCAACGACTTCAATAGTGGCATTAGCATCTAGAGTAGTGCTGTATTTTAAATTCAACGTCCCATTAAACGGAACAGGGTAAGTTTCTAATTCAAAATTGCTTCTGTAAAAAGGGCCTGATGCCGCAGAGCCATCACAGGCATCTCCTAAACCATTCCCATCAGAATCCGTCTGATCAGGATTATAAGCATAAATACAGTTATCTACACAATCCGCAACACCATCACCATCAGTATCTGTAAAACCTTCGTCTATAACACCATCTCCATTATTATCAATGCCATCACAAACTTCTTCTATTTCTGGTTCATCACAAACATCTCCAATACCATTGCCATCTAAATCGGCTTGATCTGCATTAGCAACTTCAGGACAATTATCTACACAATCCGCAACACCATCTCCATCAGTGTCCGCAAAGCCTTCATCTATAACACCGTCTCCGTTGTTATCAATACCATCACAAACTTCTTCGATTTCTACTTCATCACAAACATCACCAATACCATTACCATCTAAATCGGCTTGATCGGCATTAGCAACTTCAGGACAGTTATCTACACAATCCGCAACACCATCACCATCAGTGTCCGCAAAGCCTTCGTCTATGACACCATCTCCATTATTATCAATGCCATCACAAACTTCTTCTATTTCTGGTTCATCACATACATCACCAATACCATTGCCATCTAAATCGGCTTGATCTGCATTAGCAACTTCAGGACAGTTATCTACACAATCCGCAACGCCATCTCCATCAATGTCCGCAAAACCTTCGTCTATGACACCATCTCCATTATTATCAATACCATCACAAATTTCTTCTATTTCTGCTTCGTCACAAACATCTCCAATACCATTGCCATCTAAATCGGCTTGATCGGCATTAGCAACTTCAGGACAGTTATCTACACAATCCGCAACACCATCACCATCAGTGTCCGCAAAGCCTTCGTCTATAACACCATCTCCATTATTATCAATGCCATCACAAACTTCTTCTATTTCTGGTTCATCACATACATCACCAATACCATTGCCATCTAAATCGGCTTGATCTGCATTAGCAACTTCAGGACAATTATCTACACAATCCGCAACACCATCTCCATCAGTGTCTGCAAAGCCTTCATCTATAACACCGTCTCCGTTGTTATCAATACCATCACAAAGTTCTTCAGAGCTTGTTGGTGGAAAATCTATAGTGGCATCAAATAAATAAGGGTGAACTTCTCCTGAGTTCTGCTCAAAAGCTTCCACAATAATTTGCCCATCAATATTAAAATTACTTCGATTATTAAATTGAGCGTTTGGCGCATAGATAGTACCATAAATTTGTGCGCCTCCTGTGTAGTTAAGCGTTGAGCTTACATCTGCAAAATTGTACAAAATATAAGGGGCATACGATAAAGGGCCTCCTACAATATTTGGCCAACTGTGTAACGTAACCACATCCGAATCTGAACTAACAGCGGTAATATTAACAATAAATGGAGTTGTTTCTGAAGGCACTAAGCCATTAAACTTGATTTCACTAAAACCATTAAATTCATCAACAGTCAAATTAATAACGTTAGTAGCATTCGGTATTAAATCAACCCATAATTTACCTTGACTAAATTCATTAGAATTCCAAGAGACATTGGTAGATAGTGTACTTAAATAATCTGAAACCGCAGTAAACTGGTTAAATGCCGCTGTAAAATCTATTTGAGGATCTGCAGCAATAGAAGTAGAGGACTGTGGAGTGGAAAGGGCGATGCTTGGCGTACTATCAAAATGACCTCCTAATGGTGTAATTCGTGTATTGCTAATTACATTGTTTTGGTCTACTTCAAAAATAGTACTTGTTGATAAATCGCCTATCTTAATATAATTGTTTTCTAAAACTTGTAGCCGACCAGAAACATAATTGACTTTACCGTTTACGACCAATGCGGTCGGTTGTGAATCTCCATTATAATAAGTGTTGCCACCAAAGATATTCAGCGTACCATCTAATGTTAAATTGCCTCCAACGGCCCAAGAGCCTTCAGATTCTGTTTTAATAGCAATGGCATCACCAGAGGTAAATACATTAAAATTTGTGGCTGCTGCTGTGGGATTTACGGGGTCAGACTGTGCGTTTAGAGGAGTGCTAACATTGAAAAACGAATAGCAAACAACGAAACTAAATAGTAGTTTTTTAATTTCCATAAAATATTATTTGTAGGTTAAGTATAACAAAAATAACATTTTAAGCATCAATTACGTGTCGTTCATCGAAAAGTGACCTGTAGTTCATCGAATAGTAGGGCTTTCTTCAAATGGAACATACTAAAACAGATTGTTTTTAATCTAGAGCTTCACCGCAGCTGATGTCTCCTTCTTAAAATGATAAAAAAGTAAGGCGCCTATCACAGCTATGGTAAAGCTCAAATAACTGAGAAGGGAGTTTTCAATACCAAAGCTTTCCGAACTTAAGCCCAAAACAATACTCGGAACTCCAAATCCTAAGTAACCATATAATAAGTAACCGGACACAACTCTAGGCTTTTCTTTAGGATTCAGTTCAGAGACTCCTTTAAGGGTTCCAAAATAGCCAAAACCATAGGCCACCATACCCACAATAGCGCAACCAGCCAGTACAAATGGTAAATAACCATTGAGACTACCATAGGTTAAAGATGTAAAACCAATGGGTAATAAAATATAAGAAATAGTCATACAATGTCGCACCGAAAAACGTTTGGCAATCGGCAGGAATAAAGCTCCTGTACCGTTAATTAAAAATAAAGACAAACCGCTCCAACCTCCCAAATCAAACTTTGATATTTGTGTGGGTATAATCGAAATCACAACTCCAGTCGCAGCCCAAAATAAAGCCACGGAAATATTATACTTAAGCGCTCCCTTGGGAAATAAAGGAAGTTTTATCATTTTTTTCTTAACATCAAACTTAGACTCTGGCAATGTCATGGAGATCAATAACCAAACAACAGAAGCCACAAGCACAACCCAATAGGTAAGCGGTACTAAAGTGGTATAATAAGCCAAGTAAATTCCTGTGAATAAAGCACCACTCCCAAAGCCTAAAGCGGTAGATAAAGCTACAATATTAGAAGATTTAGTCGCCTTATGCGTGGTAAACAAATCCGAAAGAAAACTACTGCCTGTTGCAATAGACAAAGCCACGGCACAACCCACTAACACGCGTGAGACAAACAACACATACAAATTAGGATAAAGACTAATAATTAAAACGGAAAGCGTAGAGAGTAACAGCGCTATAATAAGCACTTTTTTCTTACCTATTTTATCCGAAAGTCCTCCAAAAAGTAAAGCTGTAGGCAAAAGCCCTCCGATATAAGAGGCAAAAGCAAAACCGACCATGCCCACGCCAAAATGTTCATTTTCGGTATAGATTCTAAATAGTGGCATTTCTAAATTAACTGAGGCAGTAATTAAAAAGAGGACACCTGTAATAATGGCAATATGTTTTTTAGAAGACGACATGCATACTCAAAAGAATTAGTAATATTACAAGCGCTAAAATTAGGTTTTAATTAATGGTTAAAATAGCAGTTCGTTGTATTTAACACCAACGGCAATATCACCAACCATCACAAAGGCTACCTCACGTCGTACAGATCTTACACCTCTGGCCAAGGCAGACCTGGTGGAGCAACGCCACACATGTTAGTCAACTCGGGCAATGTCTATGCCATTGCGCACAATTGTGGAGGCAACGATATAAGCAAAGAAAGGTAGTACCCAAACCCCAACTAAAACCATCTCATGCAATAGTAATAAACCGCAATTTAGCCGTCGCATTTTTTTAATAAATGTGTATCGAGTATC encodes:
- a CDS encoding cation:proton antiporter domain-containing protein; protein product: MTGSLLFVAIVLLAAAVICVAIAKRLGLSSVLGYLLAGVLVGPYMLGIIGEEGQDIMHFAEFGVVIMLFLIGLEIEPKNFWNMRKTIIGMGGIQVAVTMVLSYLLFTSFGYESTVALVISMAVALSSTAIVLQTIKEKGLMTTTAGTSAFSILLFQDIIVIFMIGAIPLLSASETVTTSDHHGEHVNLLDGLPIGLQTLAIILSVVLIIVAGRYLIVPMLRKVVKSGVRELLIAAAFLIVFSISFLMEYVGLSPALGAFLGGVVLSNSEFKHELESTLEPFKNLMLGLFFLAVGASINFIVIANSPLTIGGILLAVITIKALVLFITGLIFKLKIDQNLILTFSLSQIGEFAFVVLSFAFQSQILEQEHLDIMLVITALTMAITPIIGMINERLLLPKIGTKESVERPMDTDHRKSEKIILVGFGSFGNTIGRFLRSHDVHATILDHDSNRVDFLRKMGFEVYYGDATRLDLLEAAGIANAKILICAIDNPDATKQITRIVKEKYPHVELMIRARNRYEAYDLVNLGMDNIYRETLETSLTMASDVLAKVGFKKETLKKQVESFIKYDEESLRRLAGEPNRGDNYIFKAKQELEQQEKFLNEEFKKGVID
- a CDS encoding LLM class flavin-dependent oxidoreductase; protein product: MIPKPVAYSILDLALVSENHSLKQTFNNALKLAQHAEDYGYKRYWLAEHHNAENIASTATSVLIGYVADGTKSIKVGSGGIMLPNHSPLIIAEQFGTLGTLYPNRIDLGLGRAPGTDKETAEAIRTDFMQAAQSFPKEVEKIQTYFSIENEDAQVRATVAEGVEVPIYILGSSTDSAHLAAKKGLPYAFASHFATTHLWDAMAIYRKEFQPSEALEKPYVMAGVNIIIAETDEEADRLATSLIRMIVGIFTGRRAKVQPPTDMTEDLRDIMRNPQVHQMLKYSFIGSKSKVKAQVKEFLEQTKADELIAVTHLYDINDRIRSYKLFAEIMDELN
- a CDS encoding outer membrane beta-barrel protein, producing MKHSITVLLALMLCTTTYAQFQVSASGGYAVGSAGMKIGEIQSVNQTENTYGSYGEGLNTQIRGTYFFNDTFGADLSLGYLHGSDQTVSEINLPGVEVDAVARARAFGAAVSLVYKFNNNVYGRLGALVKLGGKTEAVAYQNMVMSDEQAAGLSAAYGTDIPSGSSFETNFVEDYHGQFPLGFVAAIGYEYPISANFSVFAEAEYYGISLKRKDSEIVEFDTSIIRPDGSVAVSGFYSLDNLPEGTNKTTTYVDELPSDNTDSSKELAVKVPYSSFGINFGITYKFKKSSADTTR
- a CDS encoding NUDIX hydrolase; this encodes MKPELILNISVDCVVFGYDISTKSLNVLLIKRFLESETKQEVLVDDYVLTGYHVYTNETLDDTATRVLKELTGLTGQYKKQFKAFGNPDRLLNPKDLIWIKNAEFHERTTTIAYYFLLKTEEVDLKNNTSQAQWFPVDALPELGFDHKQIILEAYEDLKAKCLSEPIIFELLPDKFTINEVQDLYQSILGIDIDNRNFRRKLINKKYIIALDEKQVGVSKKPAQLYMFSKEVYDKVFQKNYLISI
- a CDS encoding purine-cytosine permease family protein, which translates into the protein MDATNNFQQFENLEDEQLPIAKHKLHNWTHFAGIYAAEHVAATEFVIGATFVALGATTKDIILGLLIGNILAVLSWTLITSPIAVETRLSLYTYLNKIAGDSMTKLYNWANVIIFTVISAAMITVSATAVRFAFNIPPQLNWYPTNSWFVLIVLIVGSVVVSIAIYGFKAVSEFAGICAPWLFVMFTCGAFVLLPALSLEVLGKTIPSGWNDLMSLGDQSIWTGVNSDGEPGIGLAEVIGFAWAANTITHFGLIDMALFRFAKKKSYGLTTGTGMMFGHYVAWISAGIMGAGAAVIIGKSIVELDPGDVAFYALGWSGFVIVIVAGWTTAVANLYRAGLAAQAIFKNKSRKKTTIAVGLVTMAVACFPFVFSQILPLLTYAGLLVVPVGAIVFAEHQIFPRIGYTRYWLHYRQLTVSKPAIASWALGLVFGFGLNALDVMSFFYLFIPTWIFTIIVYTFLAGKYGAKDTYPEAEEKERIRNINISKFQDQKAEAEQVIIKDTSVFTKVLRSISLLVLLITVALACNVLFGSADEEIYTQNREVFYKYAFICTLTYFVTAYWALKRGKIKNT
- a CDS encoding mannitol dehydrogenase family protein, whose product is MENVIKLNQKNLAEIAKRMPCPTYDRSNLKTGIVHVGIGGFHRAHEAFYTDELLHNESIKDWGICGVALLDFDTKIYNTLKEQDGLYTLIIKELDGTLTKRVIGAITECLFAPEDPIKVIEKMASPEVKIISLTITEGGYNYNEATKEFDFSNPLIQHDLEQPKAPKTIFGYLTQALKLRKERGLKGCTIQSCDNIQGNGHMTKRMLLSYVTTAEPELVSWIEANVSFPNAMVDRITPATSTLDIELLKETSGIDDAWPVVCEPFKQWVIEDDFIAGRPAWETVGAQFVDDVVPYEKMKLTLLNAGHSVLGILGALYGYSTIDEAVGNADISSFLRIYMGNEVTPTLGNLEGVNLKNYKFSLIQRFGNTYIKDQIDRICSQSSAKIPIFILPTINAQLQTKGAIEHAAFIIAAFAIYSVGVNEFGTQLIIKDAMEPILNQKAIASRSNPEAFLEIEVIFGTLKGNPTFVKAYNNAYQNIMSNGIEKSVKDINSNVLNEI